The sequence GATagctttcctccctctcctctagTCCTCTTACATCCAAGGATCCCTGAATCGGAAAAAGGCCTGGAGATCTTCCTGTTGAATGTTCCTCTGTGTGTCTCCATCTGGCTAATGTCCTATCCCACAGTTTTTCCCTACAGAGATTGAGTAGGACAGGGAGTGGGGCCTTGGCTGCCACTTTGGAAAGATTGCCAGTTCCTTCATTTCAGCTCGAAGGCCATCACATTTGTCTAAAGTGTCACTTTTAATGTTTTCCAGTTCATTGTGCACAAATTGTAATGAGATAgttagaaaaaacagaaaactgacacagggtttctttttttgttttttcttgaaaaatctaAGCTCTTAAAAGAATCCTGTTAGATTTCTTCAGACTAATTTGCAATTACCTATTCTAAAACAACTAATGTTATCCACATACTGGAGAACCCTACAACAAAACAATGAGACCTCTGTCTAGTGCTCATAACTGAAAGCATATTGACAATGTAAAAAAAATCCTCCCAAATGATACTAAGGCTGACATGCTTTGTCTTCCAACTCAGCTTAGGCCTTGCTGAGGAGGGATGCAGGTTTTCTTTGTGTAACCCTCTTGTGTGTCACCAAGTAGCTTTGCTTCAGGTGGTGGGAGTATGTTTATGGCCAAGTGTGAATGATGATTCTGGAGTAGGATCCCTCTCCTACCACATTCAACATGTCTGAGGCTGTGGCACTCACACACTGAGGAATTGGGggtttttttgaatatttttggagACAGCACTTAATAAAGCACTTGAGAACCAGAAAACTCAGTTCAATGAAATTCAACACAATACACAAGCATGAGGTGATGACCAAGAAGAGGATGAAGATCGTCTTCTCAGTGGGTCTAGAGATGAAGCAGTCCACAGTGTTGGGACAAGGCTTCAAATCACACTTTATAAGATAGGGAACACTAAAGCCATCATATAGCTTATAAAATAGAACAAGGAAGCCAATTTCAAAACCGGTTTTAACAATGAGGCTGATAAGATAAGTGTACCATAGACCACCATCCATTGTACCTAGGCTGACATAGAGTTTCTTTCTGTGCCTTTTCTCTCTACTCTCACGATAGGCTACATGTAAAACCACCAGAAGCGAAGGTGTGGAGACCATGATCAGTTGTAAGGCCCAAAGTCTGACTTGGGAAATGGGGAAGAAGTCatcaaaacaaacattttcacAACCGGGCTGTCTACTGTTGCACTCAAACTCTTTCTGCTCATCTTTCCACACATGCTTTGTTGCCACCATGTAGACCAGCAAACGGAAGACAAACACGACAGCCAGCCAAATCCGTCCAATCCCAGTGGAGTATTTATTTACTCCACTCAGGAGATCTCTGAGGAACATCCAACTCATGACTTAGGCTCAAAAGAAGGCAAGActctgcaaaataaaacaatttcatcAGGATTCATTTACTTCTATTCTACAGATCATTTCTACTATTTGAGGGATTATGTAAGATAAATTACAATTTCTGCATTACAACAACTCTGGTGGTTTAGGGCTCTCCAAGAATCCCGAAGGATATGCTTACATATAAGGAGATGATACAATTGGTCCATGGACATAATTAATCCCATGTCCACTTTAATTTGAGATTTGGTTGGTCATCTACCCCACTGCCCACTACCCCATTTGCAAACAATTCTGTGGTTGGCAAAATCTTTCTAGTTTATTGCTTCCCTCTAAAGATGGATGGGTCATGTTACTCATATGAAGATAATGAGATATGAATATCAAGGTGATCCTGGTATCTTGAGATGTCCTTCACATGCCAGATTGTTGACACTGTAGTCTCTACTCACTTTCTCTAATTCGTTAATGCCCCTCCCAATCCTTGAGGTTTATTACCTGCTCCTACTTCCTCTTGTTTCGCATATCCCATATCAGCAGCTCAGCTTGCCACCAATTTGATAATGAAAAGTAAAGCTCTCCAATACAAACTTCCTCTCCCTCACCCTCCAGACTGACATATTCACACCCAATTTACCTTCTTTACCCAGTTTGGAGGGAGAGTCTCCCTCTTCTTGCCCCAAAATAATCATTCACACTCTATATCCCATTCTTGATCTGTCAGTTTTCCCTGTTTTGTATTCTGTGGTCTTCAATCTCCCTTGTCTCCTTCCTCTCAGCCTACAAATATGCTTAAGTGTCCATTTTTAGTGGGGGAGAGGGAGAATCTTCATAGCTTATCTTGCTGACAGTCTTTCTTCCTTTATCCCTCATTTCTACTTCCTCAACTGTTATTTACTCCTCAACTCATTGAGTCTAGGTTTTCTGTTCATTATTGTACTTAACATTTATGCTAAAGTTAGCACCGTCATGCAACTGCCAAATCTTGTGGACActtgaattttatgtaattttcctGTAACATTTGACACTGTTGCCTGCACTTGTGTTCCTGAAACTTCTTCAGACTTGAGTTCTACACCACTCTACCCTCTCTTCTTGTTTCACTCCTCCTGATTCTTTCATCTTCGTTTTTGTTGTCCAGCTCTTAAGAATTCTGTCCTTTGCTCTTTTCTTACTCTTCATGCTCTCCCTAGAAAATTTCACTCATCCCCATGGATTCGACTTCTGCTTTCACCTTCCTGACTCTCCATAAACCTACATAGTTCCCTGCCTCGTGGTGATCATCTAAATGTCCCACAAGAATTCTGAACTTGATACATCTACAACTGAATTTGTTCTTTTCCTTGCCCTTCGATTTCATTCTTATTGAATGGCATCACCAACATCAAAGCACCCATCAGAAATCTCATATTCATCCTAGACTCCTCTCTCATAACCCTTTTTTAATTGTCCACAAAGTTCTTCAGATTCCTCCTAAATGCATCTCAAATCCATCTCCAGGTCACTGCTGAAATCTCATCACTCCTACAACTGTCACTAGGTTCTATTTCCAGTCTCATCATCTCCTCCCCTCACCTTCTAGTACATCCTCGATGCTATTTAATTCTCTTAAACTTCTTTGCATCTCTTGCTCTTTTCCCAATAAAAGCTAATAAGGATCTGAAGagccttctttttcatttcagtgaCATTTTCTTTCTGGCACTGACTGCTTCCATCTTATCATTGAACTCCGTGGGATGGGCCTGATTCATTGTTTGTTGGGTCCATGATATGCTCAGAACTCTGTTCTGTGCTTTTGAATTGATCTCTCAAAACCACTCCGaaaggtggttttttgttttgttttgttttgttttttgtctttgtttgccTTATGATGGTGGTGGTTTTGTCTTGCAAATGAAAAGGCAGACTCAGAAATGAAGCCACTTTCTCGAGGTCACAAAGTAAGATGCAGAGCAGGGCTCAAGTCTAATTTCCATTATCTGACAGCAAGGTTTCTCAACATTCGCACCATACACATTTTGGGTTGATTAATTATTTGTTTCAGCAGCTGTCCTATGCATTGTAGGaagtttagcagcatctctggccgcTAGCAGCTAGAAACCAGCTCCCCTACCATctgtgacaaccaaaagtgtCTCCATATATTTCCAAATGTTCCCGGGAGAGAGGAGACAAAATCTTCCCAGTCGAGAgccactttttaaactttctaccATAACTAGTAGATATGGGCTAGAGCTCCAGGCCTGCCACTAATTTACTTTATAATTTCTCAGGTGAAAGCTTTGCCTTTTCAGCTCGTGTTTCCTATTACAATAATTAATACTACTTGTTTTCTGCATAGACTCAGCCAAAAGAGAATCATGGAAATGGTGATGTGAGGGGAAACAGGGAGTTAAGAAAACTGAGATGTTCCAACAGCATGCATGTTGGGAGCATAATACATATTCTCTTACAGAGGAAGCAATATAGAGCAAGCCCACATTCCAGAGCCCTGAGAAGACACATGAAGGCTAAGAGGTATTTTCAGGGAAAACAAAGCTACATGTACACAATGCCCTATTCAGCAGGGAATAAATACTTCAATGTCCTTGTTTTCAGGACACAAACAAAATTGTATTAAATTAAAAGGATTCTTAAGCCTACCGGAAAGGTTAATGTCTTTATGAATTATTAAAACAAAGCCCcaaagattaaaaaggaaaaaaatattatgtttcCCCATGACATGTATCACTGGGCGTTTGTCCATATTACTCAAGAGGATATTTATGTAATCTTACTGAACATTTGAAAGTACCTTGTTGGGCATTTTAGAGGTAGGAGGAAGGTAAGATACTGTGTTGCTAAAAGAAAGGcaacaaaaaaaagtgactgaTCTTTGAATAGAATCAGAGGATGATGGCATCAAATGTCATAATTATGACTTATCTGGTAAGTGTCCAtcctatttgaaaaaaatttttttcaaatggagtctcgctctgttgcccaggctacagtgcagtggtgcaatctcagctcactgtaacctccgcctcctgggttcaagcgattctcctgcctcagcctcccgagtagctgggattacaggtgcctgccatcatggctggctaatttttgtatttctagtagagacggagtttcaccatattggtcaggctggtctcgaactcctgaccttgcgatctgcccacctcagcctcccaaagtgctgggattacaggcatgagccaccatgcctggcccctattttcagatattttgctGATGGAAAGACAATGGCATTCTTATCCTTtacaataagaatataaaaattaaatctgaaGAAAACCTAATAAGAAACACTATGAAATCAGAGACCTATCACTCTTTCATACGTATATATTTGGTTCTTGTAACAATTGGAGAAAGCTGTTTATAGAATAATGTTTACAAAGCAAGCCAATTAACAGACATCTGGAAGATTACCATGTAGAAAAATCATATAGTGAATCCTTTTAAATCTTTCTTGCCTCTACATATATGTCAATGTTCCCAAATCATGTATCTCCAGTGCAGACCTCTCATCTCTGACTTTCAGCTGCCTTCTTGTCATCTCCACTAGGATGTCATCTcataaacttaaaatattcagaagtGAAATCTTGCCAGTACTTTCTTCACTTTCTGCCTCCCAGCCAAAGCAATGATCCTTCTCAGTGTTCTCTGCCTCAGTAAATTGCACCACCATCCACCCAAGTGTCGAAGCCAGAAACTTGGAAGTCATTCTTCatccttctctctgcctcaaaCCCCACATCTAATCTACATTCAAGGCCAAagtttttacctttaaaatacaTAGCAAAACTTTTCACTCTTTTCATCTGCACTTGCACCACTCTAATCCAAGCCACCTTCATCTCCTGCCTAGACACCATAGCAGCTTTCTAGCTGTCACTCGTTTTCTCATTCTTGCCCCTCCAACCCATTATCCATTcagattaacttttaaaatgcagactGTGTATTCTCATTTCTCTGCCCTACCATGGTTTTCTGTTGCATTGAGGGTAGGGGGAAAAAGGCCAAACTCTTTTCTGGACAACAAAAGCCTGTGTAGTTGTGCCCATGCCTGCATCTCCAACCTTGTCTTACATATCTCCAAAGGATACTGAATTCCAGACATGCTTTCCTTCTTTTGGTTTCTCCTTTACACAGTACATCCATTCTGTTCCTCCTTCCTACAATACTCTGGTCCTCTTAATCTGAGTCAGAGTGGCTTTCCCTGACCCCACTAATCTAAATTAGGTCTTCCTTGGTATTCTTGTTCATTATGTTGGCTTTTTTCCTTCATGCCACTTATAAGTTGTAATCATGTACTTGTTTTGTGATTAATGTCTTTACAGACCACATGTTCTTTAAGAGAAGGAACTAGAGTTGCCAGATGAAGCAAATAAAAGTGTAGAATGCACAGGAAATGTTGAATTTCAGATACTACACAAAATAATTGATTCTCATTATGCCAATTTAGCAAGCAGCCTTCtgagtaataatttttttcttgctgaaatGGTTTATGCTATGCAAGGAAGTCCTCCTGAAATTAGACACAAGAGTTCCAGTTGCTGGAGATGCATTTTATAAATCAGGTCCCTGGGCTTGGCTCATGTGGATGAATCCCTTAGAATAGATTGAACTCTGAGTAAACAATATGCCTGACTTTCTGAACTTTTGGAACTGAGTGCCAGTTCTGATTGTGGTGACACTGTTGAGACCCCTGTTGAGCAacccacttttcttcttttattgcaGTATGAGCTTTGCCACACCAGCAACTTCTCGCCCAACACTGGAGGCTTTACTTCCTGCGAGGTTCAGGCAATGTCAAGCTGGCCTCTGGGAGGAAGACAGGCAAGGCTACCTGCATAAATACTATCCAAAAAGCCCTTGCACTGCTGGGAGCCAGAGAGCTGCTTCGTCATTCCCCAAAAGTGCTGGTTTGAAACTTGTGTTTGAGGAGCACTGGATTTCCAATTGCCTTGCAGACGCCAGCGACACTCCCTGAAAAATCCATCAGCCTTCATACCCAGCTCTTTTCACCTCTTAGTAACAATAATGCTCACCCTTGGGCACTTGACCATTTCTGCAGCATTTCACAGCATCTCATCCAATGCTTACCTCCATCTTCAGTAGTGAGCAGGATGTATGGTACAACCTTCAATTCAGtgatggaaaaactgaaaaactcaGAGAGGTATGAGACTCATCCAACACTCCCAATAAGTCACTAGCAAATCCAGCAGTAGAAGAACCCTAGTTCTACATGGCTAGTCTCTGCTGTCCCCTGAGTGCTGGATTCTCTGGTCCATTCATAACTCTGTTCTGCCTTGCATACAAATCATCTAACCCCTGAAGAAAACTATTTCCTCCCACAGGCATCTTTCCATCTCTGAGTCCTGTTGTGTCAGCTGACGCTAGCAAACTCTAATTCCCTGTTTGAAtgaggcatttttatttttgaagatggCCTATTTGGAAAATCCCTAAAACATTGTTTCCCAATCTGTGGTCCCCTGAGGGTTTGTTGTTATATTCTCAAGTGTCTACAAGACGTTTATATGTACGTTCATATTCctaagcttttaaaaaacaaacagaaaagcaaaaaagctGAATGACCAGCTCGTATTTCAGGACTGCCAAAGGATGTCAGCATTTCTGCACTCATATTTATGAGCATTCTGCAGACTACACAGCACTCAGGCCCAATCCAGTCCACCACCTGTTTTGTAAATAACACTTTTTGAGACTCAGCCATGCCTAAATGTTTACTGTTGTtgatggctgctttcatgctagaACTGCAGTGTGGAGTAGTTGCGACAGAGACAGGATGGCcctcaaaacctaaaatatttactatctggccctttgcaTAAAACATTTACATAGTACTTAAAATCATACTGGAACCAAGTACCAGAACTTTAATTATTTCAGCCTATGAGAAACAACACATAATGGGTATGCTCAAGAGAAAGCCAAATAAATGAAGCACGATGGGTAGATGTACAGCAGGAATGAAGCCTGCTAGTAGTTTGATTGGAGACAAGTGGTAGACAACAGACAAGCCATCACCTGGCCCACAGAACAGGTGAGCCCAGCTTCAAAGAATCAGGCTTCTATAGTCAGTAGCTGGTTCTCTCAATGAGTAGTGATTTAGTTTCAGCAACATATCTTCTGTCTgctaaactttattttaattgtattggTTTTGTaatgttcaatttttattttgtaaatgtagATGCATAAGAGCCATAAATCTACATGCAGTTTTAGGTTTGATACAtgtaaataattgtatatttaacaaaataatttttgacacTGGGAATCCATGAAATACTGAGTAGAAAGAACAGTACCCACACAGGCcgacatatgtgtatacacaccaCTTGCaaggtttttaaatttcctgTATAAGCATTGTCATTTTTAGAGAATCCCCTATTAGAAACAGTGCTGAAGTTGCCCTCCATCCACACAGAAAATGTCCCTAGAGGGTCCTGGACTGCTCTTCTGTGCCCCCTTGTCCTGCTCATTCACATCAGCCCTCACACTTTTTGCTCAGGTCCGGCATTCTTTCTTAGCTACACTCTCTGAAAGCTTTAGAGTCAACCACACATTCTACATAGGCAACCTTACTTCGTGGCAGCTTATCCAGAAAGAGCACATGTGATGCGGCACAAAACTGAACGGCAGTATGATGAGATTTGCAATAATTTGGATAACTTCTGTcactgaaactttttaaaaagaagtaatgaCTACCCAATTACAAGAAATGCAATTTTCCCTTTAAATAGACAAAATCTATCGTAAGAAAAATAAGCTTAACTTACCTCTT comes from Theropithecus gelada isolate Dixy chromosome 4, Tgel_1.0, whole genome shotgun sequence and encodes:
- the GJB7 gene encoding gap junction beta-7 protein → MSWMFLRDLLSGVNKYSTGIGRIWLAVVFVFRLLVYMVATKHVWKDEQKEFECNSRQPGCENVCFDDFFPISQVRLWALQLIMVSTPSLLVVLHVAYRESREKRHRKKLYVSLGTMDGGLWYTYLISLIVKTGFEIGFLVLFYKLYDGFSVPYLIKCDLKPCPNTVDCFISRPTEKTIFILFLVITSCLCIVLNFIELSFLVLKCFIKCCLQKYSKKPPIPQCVSATASDMLNVVGEGSYSRIIIHTWP